One genomic window of Nerophis lumbriciformis linkage group LG29, RoL_Nlum_v2.1, whole genome shotgun sequence includes the following:
- the LOC133572126 gene encoding protein PML-like yields the protein MQTSAVDEDKTQHSLVFFDLETTGFGSTCEIIQLAAVSGDRFLNLHVVPPCRVHPQATEVTGFTVVRQQLYLHGRLVSTKSLEEALVSFIAFLLALGRPLLVGHNIRRFDCQPLARALEQTGLREQLEASISGCVDTMPLAREVLKECGMKRFSQEHLVRELLGVDYQAHDALEDVRALQKLYHVLQPSPEVVARHLFSLSDIQVVRGYRCQLVPPVAACGTAEELDNFMKIP from the exons ATGCAGACGTCGGCCGTAGATGAGGACAAGACGCAACACTCGCTGGTCTTTTTCGACCTGGAGACAACTGGATTCG GCTCAACATGCGAGATCATCCAGTTGGCGGCGGTGAGCGGCGACCGCTTTCTGAACCTGCACGTTGTCCCTCCTTGCCGGGTGCATCCCCAAGCCACCGAGGTGACGGGCTTCACCGTGGTCAGGCAGCAGCTTTACCTCCACGGGCGGCTAGTCTCCACCAAGTCCTTGGAGGAGGCGCTGGTGTCCTTCATCGCCTTTCTCCTAGCGCTCGGACGCCCCCTGCTGGTGGGACACAACATCCGCCGCTTCGACTGCCAGCCGCTGGCCCGAGCGCTGGAGCAGACGGGCCTGAGGGAGCAGTTGGAGGCGTCCATCTCGGGCTGCGTGGACACCATGCCTCTGGCCCGGGAGGTGCTGAAGGAGTGCGGCATGAAGCGCTTCAGTCAGGAGCACCTGGTCAGGGAGCTGCTGGGCGTGGACTACCAGGCCCATGACGCCTTGGAGGACGTGCGGGCCTTGCAGAAGCTCTACCACGTTCTCCAGCCCTCACCTGAGGTGGTCGCCCGCCACTTGTTCAGTCTGAGCGACATACAGGTGGTCCGCGGGTACCGCTGTCAGTTAGTGCCTCCTGTGGCAGCTTGTGGAACCGCAGAGGAGCTAGACAACTTCATGAAGATTCCATGA
- the mpi gene encoding mannose-6-phosphate isomerase, translating to MGAHPKGDSQIKDNRIPQTTLGQWIAHFPACLGSKVKDSFQGQLPFLLKVLSVNTALSIQAHPNRELAAHLHSQFPEHYPDDNHKPEMAIALTHFQGLCGFRPVQEILGFLKAVSEFHALVGNEAAEELRRGVGDADRTKRALKKCFTRMMNCEKKVFVDQLNMLVKRVTEEGAAGKDTSSSNGELLLRLHSQYPGDIGCFSIYFLNHVVLDPNQALFLGANEPHAYLYGDCIECMACSDNTVRAGLTPKYLDVNTLCEMLTYIPAPSAAKMFPAVPDNSDPCVNVYDPPVPDFTVMRIQVPAAMKQYTVAPVDSASVLLVIAGDATATSAAALSDLTLRRGTVLFVSANESLLLHVTSAMDVTMFRACCLL from the exons ATGGGTGCCCATCCAAAGGGCGACTCCCAGATTAAAGACAACAGGATACCACAGACCACACTGGGTCAGTGGATCGCACACTTCCCAGCATGCCTCGGCTCCAAAGTCAAGGACAGCTTCCAGGGTCAGCTGCCGTTCCTCTTAAAAGTTCTGTCAGTCAACACAGCGTTGTCCATACAAGCCCATCCAAACAGG GAGTTAGCCGCTCATCTCCACTCTCAGTTTCCGGAGCACTACCCAGACGACAACCACAAGCCAGAAATGGCCATCGCTCTCACCCACTTCCAGGGCCTCTGTGGCTTCAGGCCAGTGCAGGAGATCCTTGGATTCCTCAAAG CTGTCTCGGAGTTCCACGCTTTGGTGGGCAACGAGGCGGCCGAGGAGCTGCGACGCGGCGTGGGCGATGCAGATCGCACCAAGCGGGCCCTGAAGAAGTGCTTCACCAGGATGATGAACTGCGAGAAGAAGGTGTTTGTGGATCAGCTCAACATGCTGGTGAAGAGAGTCACTGAGGAGG GCGCGGCGGGCAAGGACACGTCCAGCAGCAATGGCGAGCTGTTGCTCCGCCTCCATTCCCAGTACCCGGGAGACATTGGCTGCTTCTCAATCTACTTCCTGAATCATGTGGTCTTGGATCCGAACCAGGCCTTGTTCCTTGGAGCCAACGAGCCTCACGCTTATTTGTATGGAG ACTGCATCGAGTGCATGGCGTGCTCCGACAACACGGTGAGAGCCGGCCTGACCCCCAAATACTTGGACGTCAACACGCTGTGTGAGATGCTCACCTACATCCCCGCTCCCTCCGCCGCCAAAATGTTCCCAGCAGTCCCGGACAACTCGGACCCTTGCGTGAACGTCTACGACCCACCGGTGCCGGACTTCACCGTCATGAGGATACAG GTCCCGGCTGCCATGAAGCAGTACACCGTGGCGCCCGTCGACAGCGCCAGTGTCCTGCTGGTCATCGCAGGGGACGCCACCGCCACCTCGGCCGCCGCGCTCTCCGATCTCACCCTGCGGCGAGGCACCGTCCTGTTCGTGTCAGCCAATGAGAGCCTGCTCTTGCACGTGACCTCCGCAATGGACGTGACCATGTTCCGGGCATGCTGCCTCCTGTAG